In a single window of the Phycisphaerales bacterium genome:
- a CDS encoding AMP-binding protein, with translation MNERLFFSRESLRDQQLDSLCGLIEKIKDTNPFWRARLRAAGVDENIESLEAFAARLPLLTKADLAADQEAHPPYGTNLTTSIDAYVRVHQTSSTTGNPLRWLDTEDNWHWLLAGWDTVLDVADVTEFDCLFFAFSFGPFIGFWMAWDAALDLGCRCISGGAMNTATRVRAIIANEVTVLLCTPTYAIRLGESAREQGIDFSSAKVRRIIVAGEPGGSVPAVRSRIEQLWPTARVFDHHGMTEVGPVTFECPRRPCVLHVDEGRYLCEIIDPATGRPLPAEDGATGEMVITALGREDSPVLRYRTGDMVRCETSGACLCGRLTMRLIGGIIGRVDDMVVVRGTNLYPSALDALLGPFTEVVEYRAEIGKHAGMTELTLIIEPAPEVAEPGGLCRRVEQAIRDAWNLRVPVRAAPPGELPRFELKARRWVRLEE, from the coding sequence ATGAACGAACGTCTCTTTTTCAGCCGAGAGTCACTGCGCGACCAGCAACTGGACTCGCTCTGCGGGCTCATCGAGAAGATCAAGGACACCAATCCGTTCTGGCGGGCCCGCCTGCGAGCCGCAGGGGTGGATGAGAACATCGAGTCACTCGAAGCGTTCGCAGCGCGCCTGCCGCTGCTGACGAAGGCCGACCTCGCTGCAGACCAGGAAGCGCATCCACCCTACGGCACGAATCTCACGACTTCGATCGATGCGTACGTGCGCGTCCACCAGACGAGTTCGACGACGGGCAATCCGCTGCGCTGGCTCGATACCGAGGACAACTGGCACTGGCTTTTGGCCGGCTGGGATACGGTGCTGGACGTCGCGGATGTCACTGAATTCGACTGCCTGTTCTTCGCCTTCTCGTTCGGTCCGTTCATCGGTTTCTGGATGGCGTGGGACGCGGCGCTGGACCTGGGCTGCCGGTGCATTTCCGGCGGGGCCATGAACACCGCCACGCGGGTGCGCGCCATCATCGCCAACGAGGTCACGGTCCTGCTGTGCACGCCGACGTATGCCATTCGCCTCGGCGAATCGGCCCGGGAACAGGGCATTGATTTCAGCAGCGCCAAAGTCCGCCGGATCATCGTCGCCGGCGAGCCGGGCGGCAGCGTCCCCGCGGTGCGCAGCCGCATCGAGCAACTCTGGCCGACCGCGCGCGTTTTCGATCATCACGGCATGACCGAAGTCGGACCCGTCACGTTCGAATGTCCGCGCCGGCCGTGCGTGCTGCACGTGGATGAAGGCCGGTACCTTTGCGAGATCATCGACCCCGCAACCGGCCGGCCGCTGCCGGCCGAGGACGGCGCCACGGGCGAAATGGTCATCACCGCGCTCGGTCGCGAGGACTCGCCGGTGCTGCGCTATCGCACCGGCGACATGGTGCGGTGCGAGACGAGCGGAGCGTGCCTCTGCGGCCGCTTGACCATGCGCCTCATCGGCGGCATCATCGGTCGCGTGGATGACATGGTCGTCGTTCGCGGCACCAATCTCTACCCCAGTGCGCTCGATGCGCTGCTCGGGCCGTTTACGGAGGTCGTCGAATATCGCGCCGAGATCGGCAAGCACGCGGGAATGACCGAACTGACGTTGATCATCGAGCCCGCGCCGGAGGTCGCCGAGCCGGGCGGCCTGTGCCGGCGCGTCGAGCAGGCCATTCGCGATGCGTGGAACCTGCGCGTGCCGGTGCGCGCCGCGCCGCCGGGCGAACTGCCCCGTTTCGAACTCAAAGCTCGCCGGTGGGTGCGCCTGGAAGAGTGA
- a CDS encoding tryptophan 7-halogenase, with translation MITQTQVVECDVVVIGAGPAGSSAAAILAGHGRRVIMLERQTFPRYRIGESLIPYCWFPLRRLGMIERIDAAACTIQKHSVQFVGLDGKQTTPFYFASHTDHDCARTWQVVRSAFDQLLLENATDKGAEVRFGLSARQLLREGETNIGVAAADEQGQSIEFRAPMTIDASGRECLSLKERGWRIDDPHLRKIALWTYYTGAKRDEGIDEGATTVAYLPDKGWFWYIPLPDDKVSVGIVCERDYLYREPELDPKAMFEREAKIQPWIAEHLAGATQVGEFRVTGDYSYRSRYCAADGLVLAGDAFGFLDPVFSSGVFLALYTGVLAGDAVHEALAAGDVSASRFAAYGEKFRSAIEAMRRLVYAFYDTDFSFGTFLKAHPEFRSDLTDCLIGNVERDFNPLFNAASEFADIPAPLPHGQPLTSPTGRASRV, from the coding sequence ATGATAACGCAAACTCAGGTCGTCGAGTGCGATGTCGTCGTCATCGGCGCGGGTCCCGCGGGCTCTTCGGCGGCGGCAATCCTCGCCGGGCACGGCCGGCGCGTCATCATGCTCGAGCGCCAAACCTTCCCGCGCTATCGCATCGGTGAGTCGCTCATTCCCTACTGCTGGTTCCCCCTTCGTCGGCTCGGCATGATCGAGCGCATCGACGCGGCGGCGTGCACCATCCAGAAGCACAGCGTTCAGTTTGTCGGCCTCGACGGCAAGCAGACCACTCCGTTCTACTTTGCTTCGCACACAGATCACGACTGCGCGCGAACCTGGCAGGTGGTGCGCAGCGCCTTCGATCAGTTGCTCCTCGAGAACGCGACGGACAAGGGAGCCGAGGTCCGCTTCGGGCTCAGTGCGCGGCAACTGCTGCGCGAAGGCGAAACCAACATCGGCGTCGCAGCCGCTGATGAACAGGGACAATCGATCGAGTTTCGCGCGCCCATGACCATTGACGCCAGCGGGCGCGAGTGCCTGTCCCTCAAGGAGCGCGGCTGGCGCATCGATGATCCACATCTGCGCAAGATCGCACTGTGGACCTACTACACGGGCGCCAAACGCGACGAGGGCATCGACGAAGGCGCCACGACCGTCGCGTATCTTCCCGACAAAGGCTGGTTCTGGTACATCCCGCTGCCGGATGACAAGGTCAGCGTCGGCATCGTCTGTGAGCGCGACTACTTGTATCGCGAGCCGGAACTGGACCCGAAAGCGATGTTCGAGCGCGAGGCGAAGATCCAGCCGTGGATCGCCGAGCACCTTGCCGGCGCCACGCAGGTCGGCGAGTTTCGCGTGACCGGCGATTATTCATACCGCTCGCGCTACTGCGCCGCCGACGGGCTGGTGCTGGCCGGCGATGCGTTCGGCTTCCTTGACCCGGTCTTCTCTTCGGGCGTCTTCCTCGCGCTCTACACCGGCGTGCTTGCCGGCGACGCCGTCCACGAGGCGCTGGCGGCGGGCGATGTCTCCGCATCGCGCTTCGCCGCATACGGCGAAAAGTTCCGCAGCGCCATCGAAGCCATGCGCCGCCTCGTCTACGCCTTCTACGACACCGACTTCAGTTTCGGAACCTTTCTCAAGGCGCACCCGGAGTTTCGAAGCGACCTCACTGACTGCCTCATCGGCAACGTCGAGCGAGACTTCAATCCCCTCTTCAACGCGGCGTCTGAATTCGCCGACATCCCGGCCCCCCTGCCGCACGGCCAACCGCTCACGTCGCCAACCGGCAGGGCGAGCCGGGTCTGA
- a CDS encoding ABC transporter ATP-binding protein, whose product MNDGQPLLRAIHVCKQYPGPAGGEPLRVLADVSLQVDRGGSIAIVGPSGCGKSTLLNILGALDAPTTGEVWCGAQRIDKLAPRDSAAFRRDRIGFIFQMHHLLPQCTAIENVLIPTLARGRAARDAAANQRAEQLLADVGLGERLHHLPGQLSGGECQRIAVVRALINEPDLILADEPTGSLDGDTARDVWAMLARMCSERQVALIAVTHARPLAEQLDRLIELRGGALADRGTATP is encoded by the coding sequence GTGAATGACGGGCAACCGCTGCTGCGGGCGATCCATGTGTGCAAGCAGTATCCAGGCCCGGCCGGCGGCGAGCCGCTGCGGGTGCTGGCGGATGTCTCGCTGCAGGTCGATCGCGGCGGATCCATCGCCATCGTCGGACCCTCCGGCTGCGGCAAGAGCACGCTGCTCAACATCCTCGGCGCCCTCGACGCCCCCACGACCGGCGAGGTGTGGTGCGGCGCGCAGCGCATCGACAAGCTTGCGCCGCGCGACAGCGCTGCGTTTCGACGCGATCGCATCGGGTTCATCTTTCAGATGCACCATCTTCTGCCTCAGTGCACGGCGATCGAGAATGTCCTCATCCCGACGCTGGCTCGAGGCAGGGCAGCGCGCGACGCCGCCGCAAACCAGCGCGCTGAGCAACTGCTCGCGGACGTTGGTCTCGGCGAGAGGCTGCACCACCTTCCGGGTCAGTTGTCCGGCGGCGAGTGCCAGCGCATCGCCGTCGTGCGGGCGCTCATCAACGAACCGGATCTGATCCTCGCTGACGAACCCACGGGTTCGCTCGACGGCGACACGGCGCGCGACGTCTGGGCCATGCTGGCGCGGATGTGCTCCGAGCGCCAGGTCGCACTGATCGCCGTGACGCACGCGCGCCCGCTCGCCGAGCAACTCGACCGGCTGATTGAACTGCGCGGCGGAGCACTCGCAGACCGCGGGACCGCGACGCCATGA
- a CDS encoding FtsX-like permease family protein — MSLWRLVWRSVVYDRRSLLATLLGAALAAMALVGSLIIGDSVRYTLRQQAQWRIGAVDRAMSTGDRLIRAELADTVAADAPQSSIAPVLQLQGIAATADGGRRALDVAVLGVDERFFAMAPTPARIDLHPGRVWLNAALAAQLSAATGDTIVVRVNKPTALSRDLTFATTDDAVLALRVEVAGVVDDEQFGRFSLAANQQPPFNAFVPLDWLGQQSAQFGRANLLLQSDGMPAPTGDQLAAAVASSWSIDDLSLATRSSATDGTLEWRSSRVFLDDEVADAAARLEPEAIGLLTYFVNEIRRADRSTPYSTITGIGPLNEGAALPQAWQPIIPADLKADEIVIPRWLADDLRASVGDRLDVRYFELAAGRTLREASSTFAVRAIIESTGPAADAQLMPDIPGLTDSADCRDWNPGVPIDLDRIRDKDEQYWDEHRGTPKAFISLDAARALWSNRFGSLTAIRTPAAQQGRLAPAALLANLNPQHFGLTFQPVRTAALAAANPTTDFGGLFIGLSLFLIVAALLLTGMLFAFTVDQRRRQMGTLLAVGWSGWMVRGWLLREAILVAASGSVAGALLAVAYSRALLAALQGMWKGAVASAALDLHVTWMTLAIGAVISFVAAMIAMHLAARRLLRQHAVDLLSGKPDDRAVFGASARRWLLPAAATLCLVAGLGCIAWAAAGEQGAAIAAFFTSGTLLLIAGVLASRWVLTRLVLQGDEARLTPRLLALRSAARRPGRSTATIALLASGCFLVVAVGLNRLPTPDPASRSSGTGGFALLGQSSIALLADLNTPEARQAANLDAELFRDVSFVPLRIRAGDEASCLNLNRAQQPRVLGVNPDLLAQRDAFTFASTLNEPAGPSPWMLLSESGGEGGVIPAIVDQASMMWAMHRSLGDVITYQNAQGDTVKLQLVASLANSILQGNLIISESNFERAFPSEAGHRMLLIDCPPDKADAVSQALMRAFADIGLQITPTAQRLAEFNAVQNTYMAVFQVLGGLGVIVGTAGLGMVLVRNVSERRGELALLAAVGFVPRQVRRLLLIEHAALLALGLGVGVIAAVPAVWPALAQSGSPASLGVTLLIVILIAATGAASVVLATHWATRGRLMDSLRRE, encoded by the coding sequence ATGAGCCTCTGGCGACTGGTCTGGCGCAGCGTCGTCTACGACCGCCGCTCGCTCCTGGCGACGCTGCTGGGCGCCGCGCTGGCGGCGATGGCGCTCGTCGGCTCGCTCATCATCGGCGACTCGGTCCGCTACACCCTGCGGCAGCAGGCGCAATGGCGCATCGGCGCCGTCGATCGAGCGATGAGCACCGGCGACCGACTCATCCGCGCCGAACTCGCCGACACCGTCGCCGCCGATGCGCCGCAGTCCTCCATCGCCCCCGTGCTGCAACTGCAGGGCATCGCCGCCACGGCCGATGGCGGCAGGCGGGCGCTCGACGTCGCGGTGCTGGGTGTCGATGAACGATTCTTTGCCATGGCGCCGACACCGGCTCGCATCGATCTTCATCCCGGCCGGGTCTGGCTCAATGCCGCGCTGGCGGCGCAACTCAGCGCCGCCACCGGCGACACGATCGTCGTCCGCGTCAACAAGCCCACCGCGCTCTCGCGCGATCTGACCTTTGCAACAACCGACGACGCCGTGCTCGCGCTGCGCGTGGAAGTGGCGGGAGTGGTTGATGATGAGCAGTTCGGCCGCTTCAGCCTCGCGGCGAACCAGCAGCCCCCGTTCAACGCGTTTGTGCCGCTGGACTGGCTCGGCCAGCAGTCGGCACAATTCGGCCGCGCGAATCTGCTGCTGCAGAGCGATGGCATGCCTGCGCCGACTGGCGATCAACTCGCCGCCGCCGTTGCGTCCAGTTGGAGCATCGATGATCTTTCGCTCGCCACGCGGTCCAGCGCAACCGATGGCACGCTTGAGTGGCGCAGCAGCCGGGTGTTCCTCGATGATGAAGTGGCCGACGCCGCGGCTCGACTGGAGCCAGAAGCCATCGGCCTGCTCACGTACTTTGTCAACGAGATCCGCCGCGCTGATCGCTCCACGCCCTACTCCACGATCACTGGAATCGGCCCGCTGAATGAAGGCGCCGCGCTGCCCCAGGCATGGCAGCCCATCATCCCGGCCGATCTGAAGGCCGATGAAATCGTCATCCCGCGCTGGCTGGCCGACGACCTGCGGGCCTCCGTCGGCGATCGGCTCGATGTGCGCTATTTCGAACTCGCCGCCGGAAGAACACTGCGGGAAGCCTCATCCACCTTTGCGGTGCGCGCGATCATCGAGTCAACCGGACCCGCGGCCGATGCGCAACTCATGCCCGACATCCCGGGGCTGACCGACAGCGCCGACTGCCGTGACTGGAATCCCGGGGTGCCCATCGATCTCGATCGCATTCGCGACAAGGACGAGCAGTACTGGGATGAGCATCGCGGCACTCCCAAAGCGTTCATCAGCCTCGACGCGGCCCGCGCGCTGTGGAGCAATCGCTTCGGCAGCCTCACCGCAATCCGCACCCCCGCAGCGCAGCAAGGCAGGCTCGCACCGGCCGCGTTGCTCGCGAATCTGAATCCGCAACACTTCGGCCTCACGTTCCAACCTGTACGAACGGCCGCGCTGGCCGCGGCGAACCCGACGACTGACTTCGGCGGCCTGTTCATCGGCCTGAGCCTGTTTCTGATCGTCGCCGCCCTTCTCCTGACGGGGATGCTCTTTGCATTCACCGTCGATCAGCGCCGCCGGCAGATGGGCACGCTCCTGGCCGTCGGCTGGAGCGGCTGGATGGTGCGCGGCTGGCTGCTGCGCGAGGCGATCCTCGTCGCTGCGTCCGGCTCGGTTGCCGGCGCGCTGCTCGCCGTCGCGTACAGTCGCGCCCTGCTCGCCGCGCTGCAAGGCATGTGGAAAGGCGCAGTGGCCTCAGCGGCCCTGGATCTGCACGTCACGTGGATGACCCTCGCCATCGGCGCCGTCATCTCGTTCGTCGCCGCCATGATCGCCATGCACCTTGCCGCCCGGCGACTGCTCAGGCAACACGCCGTGGACCTCCTGTCGGGCAAACCCGATGATCGCGCTGTGTTTGGCGCGAGTGCGCGGCGCTGGCTCCTGCCGGCTGCCGCGACGCTGTGCCTCGTTGCCGGACTCGGCTGCATCGCGTGGGCAGCGGCGGGCGAGCAGGGCGCCGCGATCGCCGCTTTCTTCACGTCCGGCACGCTGCTGCTCATCGCGGGAGTCCTCGCGTCGCGCTGGGTTCTCACACGACTCGTGTTGCAGGGCGATGAGGCTCGCCTCACGCCGCGTCTGCTCGCGCTGCGCAGCGCCGCTCGCCGGCCCGGGCGCTCCACCGCGACCATCGCTCTGCTCGCGTCCGGCTGCTTTCTCGTCGTCGCCGTCGGTTTGAATCGACTGCCCACGCCCGATCCCGCCTCGCGAAGCTCCGGTACGGGCGGCTTTGCACTCCTCGGCCAATCCTCCATTGCGCTGCTGGCGGATCTCAACACACCCGAAGCGCGCCAGGCGGCGAATCTCGATGCCGAGCTCTTCCGCGACGTGTCGTTCGTGCCGCTGCGCATCCGCGCCGGCGACGAGGCGAGTTGCCTGAATCTCAACCGGGCTCAGCAGCCGCGCGTGCTGGGAGTGAATCCCGATCTTCTCGCGCAGCGCGATGCCTTTACCTTCGCCTCCACACTGAACGAACCGGCCGGCCCGAGCCCGTGGATGCTGCTCAGCGAGAGCGGCGGCGAGGGCGGCGTCATTCCCGCCATCGTCGATCAGGCCTCAATGATGTGGGCCATGCACCGCTCGCTGGGCGATGTGATCACCTATCAGAACGCGCAGGGCGACACGGTAAAACTGCAACTCGTCGCCTCGCTGGCCAACTCCATCCTGCAGGGCAATCTCATCATCAGCGAATCGAACTTTGAACGGGCGTTCCCATCCGAGGCCGGCCACCGCATGCTGCTCATCGACTGCCCGCCGGACAAGGCCGACGCGGTCAGCCAGGCGCTCATGCGCGCCTTTGCCGACATTGGTCTGCAGATCACGCCGACGGCCCAGCGCCTGGCGGAGTTCAACGCGGTCCAGAACACTTACATGGCGGTCTTTCAGGTGCTCGGGGGGTTGGGCGTCATCGTGGGCACCGCCGGGCTGGGCATGGTGCTCGTGCGCAACGTGAGCGAGCGGCGCGGCGAACTGGCGCTGCTGGCCGCCGTCGGCTTTGTGCCGCGCCAGGTGCGTCGCCTGCTGCTCATCGAGCACGCAGCACTGCTGGCGCTGGGCCTGGGCGTGGGTGTGATTGCCGCCGTGCCCGCCGTCTGGCCAGCCCTGGCCCAGTCCGGCTCGCCGGCGTCGCTGGGCGTCACGCTGCTCATCGTGATCCTCATCGCCGCCACGGGCGCCGCGTCGGTTGTTCTGGCAACGCACTGGGCCACGCGCGGCCGGCTCATGGATTCCCTCCGCCGCGAGTAG
- a CDS encoding PQQ-binding-like beta-propeller repeat protein, with protein MNRVASLLALLLALSSSSLHAQVLEQWSQWRGPRFNGSADAANLPTSWSTTENVVWATPLPGPGAATPSVAGDRIFLTAFSAEDSMLLAIAVDRQSGKVLWQRPNGPGRESRQRGYENMFAECSPAADAGLGVACFMFGNGRLAGYNFDGDELWARDLAAEFGKLKIDWGYASSPLLWGGRLYVQVIRTGESYILAVEPKTGETIWRHIREDDARSESEQAYTSPVPFVNGDREEILILGADCLTSHDPATGKEFWRWSGLNPRQARNYRAITNTLVGSDGFIYVTEPQNNALHALQVKGDEVSEVWTLDRPTPDVMTPLLYKDRLYVSDGKRRRKMVCLNPATGERLWESELDTHAFIRASATAGDDKIYLIDAEGFCVVLEAGDAYKVIATSELDSYPCRSNIVIDNNQLLIRTADRLYCIGNVPAEEPRTQP; from the coding sequence ATGAACCGCGTCGCCTCGCTCCTTGCGCTGCTTTTGGCCCTTTCCAGTTCGTCGCTGCACGCCCAGGTGCTTGAGCAGTGGTCGCAGTGGCGCGGCCCCCGCTTCAACGGATCCGCAGACGCCGCCAACCTGCCGACCTCGTGGAGCACCACGGAAAACGTGGTGTGGGCGACGCCGCTGCCCGGGCCAGGCGCCGCCACGCCCAGCGTCGCGGGCGATCGCATCTTCCTCACGGCGTTCTCGGCCGAAGACTCCATGCTCCTGGCCATCGCCGTCGATCGCCAGAGCGGCAAGGTGCTCTGGCAGCGACCCAACGGCCCCGGCCGCGAGTCGCGCCAGCGCGGCTACGAGAACATGTTCGCCGAGTGCTCGCCGGCGGCCGATGCAGGCCTCGGCGTCGCGTGCTTCATGTTCGGCAACGGCCGGCTCGCGGGATATAACTTCGACGGCGATGAATTGTGGGCCCGCGACCTCGCCGCGGAGTTCGGCAAGTTGAAGATTGACTGGGGCTACGCATCGAGCCCGCTGCTCTGGGGCGGCCGGCTCTACGTGCAGGTCATTCGCACCGGCGAGTCGTACATCCTCGCCGTCGAGCCTAAGACCGGCGAGACCATCTGGCGCCACATCCGCGAAGACGACGCGCGCAGCGAATCCGAGCAGGCCTACACCTCGCCGGTGCCGTTTGTGAACGGCGATCGCGAGGAGATTCTCATCCTCGGCGCCGACTGCCTGACCTCGCACGACCCGGCCACGGGCAAGGAGTTCTGGCGCTGGTCCGGGCTCAACCCGCGACAGGCGCGCAACTACCGCGCCATCACCAACACGCTGGTGGGAAGCGACGGCTTCATCTACGTCACCGAGCCGCAGAACAACGCATTGCACGCGCTGCAGGTCAAGGGCGACGAAGTGAGCGAGGTGTGGACGCTTGATCGCCCGACGCCTGATGTCATGACGCCGCTGCTCTACAAGGACCGGCTCTACGTGAGCGACGGCAAGCGCCGCCGCAAGATGGTCTGCCTCAATCCCGCCACCGGCGAGCGCCTCTGGGAAAGCGAACTTGACACGCACGCGTTCATCCGCGCCTCGGCCACCGCCGGCGATGACAAGATCTACCTCATCGACGCCGAGGGATTCTGCGTCGTGCTCGAAGCGGGCGACGCGTACAAGGTCATCGCCACGAGCGAACTCGACTCGTACCCCTGCCGATCGAACATCGTCATCGACAACAACCAACTGCTCATTCGCACGGCCGACCGGCTGTACTGCATCGGCAACGTGCCCGCCGAGGAGCCCCGCACTCAGCCCTGA
- a CDS encoding PQQ-binding-like beta-propeller repeat protein, whose product MFTFMRLISCVALLLALAGEAALAQHDEAGDAPDNRQAELEAKFAQSMSGAQLVGYFTRTGRADDQPLSEDKYTLGEVKKIDGDMWSFEARIQYGQKDVTVPLMLLVKWAGDTPVITLTDFAIPGMGTFTARVLVYRGEYAGTWSAGDHGGQMFGKVTRPESKEQSIGDWPSFRGAFARGYDDSKPLPGSFNVETGENILWKTPVEGLAHSSPVIVGDRLYLTTAVKEGEDELRVGLYGDIQPVQDDSTYEFKVLCLEKRSGEILWSKTAWQGVPAVKRHPKGSHAASTPAADAKHIVAFFGSEGLYCYDPQGELLWSKNFGTLDSGFYMVPDAQWGFASSPVIHENKVLVQCDVQGESFLAALDLNTGDELWRTPRDEVPTWSTPTVHVGKDRTQVICNGWKVIAGYDINTGEQLWSLVGGGDIPVPTPVVAHDLIYITNAHGRMAPIYAIRTSATGTLEMPPDGTSNQHMAWAYARRGAYMQTPLAYGDLVYLCTDAGIVSCFDGVSGEMIYRERVGDGRSGFTASAVAGDGKIYYTSEQGSVQIVRAGREWEKMATSDLGETCMATPAISDGIIYFRARHHVFAVGLPKDGSQSDRSEP is encoded by the coding sequence ATGTTCACTTTCATGCGCCTGATCTCGTGCGTCGCGCTTCTTCTCGCGCTGGCGGGCGAGGCAGCGCTGGCCCAGCATGACGAGGCCGGCGATGCCCCGGACAACCGCCAGGCGGAACTGGAGGCGAAGTTTGCACAATCCATGTCCGGCGCCCAACTCGTCGGCTACTTCACGCGCACCGGCCGGGCCGATGACCAGCCGCTCAGCGAAGACAAGTACACCCTGGGCGAAGTGAAGAAGATCGACGGCGACATGTGGAGCTTTGAAGCCCGCATTCAGTACGGGCAGAAAGACGTCACCGTTCCCCTCATGCTGCTCGTCAAGTGGGCCGGCGACACGCCCGTTATCACCCTGACCGACTTTGCCATTCCCGGCATGGGCACGTTCACCGCGCGCGTGCTCGTCTACCGCGGCGAATACGCCGGAACGTGGAGCGCGGGCGATCATGGCGGGCAGATGTTCGGCAAAGTCACCCGGCCCGAATCCAAAGAGCAATCCATCGGCGACTGGCCATCCTTCCGCGGCGCCTTTGCGCGCGGCTACGACGACAGCAAGCCGCTGCCGGGTTCGTTCAACGTCGAAACCGGCGAGAACATCCTCTGGAAGACGCCAGTCGAAGGGCTCGCGCATTCCAGCCCCGTCATCGTCGGCGATCGCCTCTATCTCACCACCGCGGTGAAAGAAGGCGAAGATGAGCTTCGCGTCGGCTTGTATGGCGACATTCAGCCGGTGCAGGACGATTCGACGTACGAGTTCAAGGTTCTCTGCCTCGAGAAGCGCAGCGGCGAGATCCTCTGGAGCAAGACGGCGTGGCAGGGCGTGCCCGCCGTCAAGCGCCACCCCAAGGGCAGCCACGCCGCCTCCACGCCCGCCGCCGACGCCAAGCACATCGTCGCCTTCTTCGGCAGCGAAGGGCTCTACTGCTACGACCCGCAGGGCGAACTGCTGTGGTCGAAGAACTTCGGCACGCTCGACTCGGGCTTTTACATGGTGCCTGATGCGCAGTGGGGCTTTGCCAGTTCGCCGGTGATCCATGAAAACAAGGTGCTCGTGCAGTGCGATGTGCAGGGCGAGTCCTTCCTCGCGGCGCTTGACCTGAACACCGGTGATGAACTCTGGCGCACGCCGCGCGATGAAGTGCCCACCTGGTCCACGCCCACCGTCCACGTCGGCAAGGATCGCACGCAGGTCATCTGCAACGGCTGGAAAGTTATCGCCGGCTACGACATCAACACCGGCGAGCAGCTCTGGTCGCTCGTGGGCGGCGGCGACATCCCCGTGCCCACACCCGTCGTCGCGCACGATCTCATCTACATCACCAACGCGCACGGCCGCATGGCCCCGATCTACGCCATCCGCACCTCCGCCACAGGCACACTTGAAATGCCGCCCGACGGTACGTCCAACCAGCACATGGCCTGGGCCTATGCCCGTCGCGGCGCGTACATGCAGACGCCGCTGGCCTACGGCGATCTCGTCTACCTCTGCACCGACGCCGGCATCGTTTCCTGCTTCGACGGCGTGAGCGGCGAGATGATCTACCGCGAACGCGTCGGCGACGGTCGCTCGGGCTTCACCGCCTCGGCCGTCGCGGGCGATGGCAAGATCTATTACACGAGCGAGCAGGGCTCGGTGCAGATCGTCCGCGCCGGCCGCGAATGGGAGAAGATGGCCACCAGCGATCTCGGCGAAACCTGCATGGCCACGCCGGCCATCTCCGACGGCATCATCTACTTCCGCGCCCGGCATCATGTGTTTGCAGTGGGCTTGCCGAAGGACGGCTCACAATCTGATCGGTCCGAGCCCTGA
- a CDS encoding zinc-binding dehydrogenase: MPSVLAAVMPGGGKPIEIREFPEPALEADSGVLEVHLSEVCGTDVHLRDSRLSGVPYPIIPGHVSAGVLSKVRGTLLDDNGRPLREGDRITFLDVHGTCNACWHCLVAKASTRCPKRKVYGITFGVRDGLTGGWAQQLYLKPGTRCIRLDDLPYETYMAAGCSLPTALHAVDRAEVRLGETVLVLGSGPVGLSAVVFARMAGALSVLCIGNPAARLEAARQVGASATLDFMECDEPARHEWVRQHTQGRGADVTIEATGAPAAVVQAMRFTRDAGRVVVVGQYTDHGEVPFNPHLDLNRKHLDVRGCWGSDFSHFYRGVEILKDPQRARPWAEMRMQRFGLSQANEALAAVESRAVVKALIDPRLG, translated from the coding sequence ATGCCCAGCGTACTGGCCGCCGTCATGCCCGGCGGCGGCAAGCCGATCGAAATTCGCGAGTTTCCCGAGCCCGCGCTCGAAGCCGACAGCGGAGTGCTCGAGGTGCATCTGAGCGAAGTCTGCGGCACGGATGTGCACCTGCGCGACAGCCGGCTCTCAGGCGTGCCGTATCCGATCATCCCCGGCCACGTCTCGGCCGGCGTGCTGAGCAAAGTGCGCGGCACGCTGCTCGACGACAACGGCCGGCCGCTGCGCGAGGGCGATCGCATCACCTTCCTTGATGTACACGGCACGTGCAACGCCTGCTGGCACTGCCTCGTCGCCAAGGCCTCGACGCGATGTCCGAAGCGCAAGGTGTATGGCATTACGTTCGGCGTGCGCGACGGGCTCACCGGCGGCTGGGCGCAGCAACTCTACCTCAAGCCGGGCACGCGCTGCATTCGTCTCGACGATCTGCCCTACGAAACGTACATGGCCGCGGGCTGCTCGCTGCCGACGGCGCTGCACGCGGTGGATCGCGCTGAGGTTCGCCTCGGCGAGACGGTGCTCGTGCTGGGCAGCGGGCCGGTGGGGCTCTCGGCGGTGGTGTTTGCGCGCATGGCCGGGGCGCTGAGCGTGCTGTGCATCGGCAACCCGGCAGCGCGGTTGGAAGCGGCGCGGCAGGTCGGCGCGAGCGCAACGCTCGACTTTATGGAGTGCGATGAGCCGGCCCGGCATGAGTGGGTGCGCCAGCACACGCAGGGGCGCGGCGCCGATGTGACGATCGAAGCCACCGGCGCGCCGGCCGCGGTCGTGCAGGCGATGCGCTTCACGCGCGATGCCGGGCGCGTCGTGGTGGTCGGCCAGTACACCGATCACGGCGAGGTGCCGTTCAACCCGCATCTTGATCTCAACCGCAAACACCTCGACGTGCGCGGCTGCTGGGGCTCGGACTTTTCGCACTTCTATCGCGGTGTGGAGATTCTCAAGGATCCGCAGCGCGCCCGGCCGTGGGCCGAGATGCGCATGCAGCGCTTCGGACTGAGCCAGGCGAACGAAGCGCTCGCGGCGGTCGAGTCGCGCGCCGTGGTCAAGGCGCTGATTGATCCGCGGCTGGGGTGA